TTTTTTAGGAAATTCAAAATTTTGGATGCGCTCAATATCTTGCATTGCTTTGTAAATCGCATTCACCCCTTCCTCCCTTGCCGCATGACCTGCAATGCCCTCCGCCATACAATCCAAGACCATCAACCCTTTTTCGGCAACCGCCATTTGCATCTGCGTAGGTTCGCCCACAATCGCCAAGTCAATTTTTCCCAAATCCTCAATGATGCTCGCCACGCCATTGCTGCCCGAAATTTCCTCCTCCGCCGATGCCGCAAAAACCAAATTGAAGGGAAGCTCGGCTTTGCCATTGAAGTGCAGAAAAGTTGCCAACAAACTCACCAAAGCACCGCCCGCATCATTGCTGCCCAAACCATACAGTTTTCCATCAGCTATTTTTGCCTCAAAAGGGTCTAAAGTCCATGCTTTCACAGGTTTGACTGTATCCAAATGTGAGTTCAACAAAATCGTGTATTTCCCTACTTCAAAACCATCATTCCGCACCCAAACATTGTTGCCTTTTCGGTTGATTTTCAGACCTCTCTCAGATAGAAAAGCCTCCATTAAATTGGCAACCTCGTTTTCTTCTCGGCTAAAAGAAGGTGTCGAAATCAATTGCTGCAATAGGTCTATGACCTCCTGTTTCAATTTTGGAGAAGTTGTGTTTGTTGCTGCAATTGTTGGGTATGTTGTGGTGTTCATTTTTGTATTTTGATTTTAAGCCTGTTCAAGACATGAGACTTGAACGTGTTAATTATTTTGCATTTGATTCTTGTATTTGAATTTCCCCAAAACCAATTCCGTCCCCTTCAAATCCCCTTCATCAAACCCCTCCGCTGAACAAATCACCACCTTCGCCACTCCTTCCTTCAATGCCTCAAAACCAGTCGTCAATTTCGGAACCATCCCATCCTTCACAATTCCATCTGCTTGATATGCCTCAAAATCTTCAACCGATAGCTTTGGAACAAAAGAAGCATCATCTTCCACATCCAACAACACCCCATTTTTTTCAAAGCAATAAATCAAACGCACCTCATAAGAATCCGCCATTGCTTTCGCCAAACTCGCTGCAACGGTGTCCGCATTCGTATTGAGTAATTGCCCATTTTGGTCGTGCGTCAAAGGCGCAACAATTGGGCTGATGTTCAGCTTCAATAAGTTGTTCAATTGCAGACTATTCACTCCAATGACATCGCCCACAAACCCATAGTCAATCGTTTTCACAGGTCTTTTCACCGCCTGAATCAAATTCAAATCCGCACCCGTCAAGCCCAAAGCATTGCAGTTCATTCCCTGCAATTTGGCAACTATACCTTTATTCACCCCTGCAAAAACCATTGTCACTACCTCCAACATTTCGGCACTTGTAATCCGACGACCACCCACCATCTGGGTTTCAATCCCCAGCTTTTCGGCAATGTCCGTTGCAGAACGTCCACCTCCATGCACCAAGATTTTCAAACCTTCGATTGCTGCAAATTTTTGAAGGAAAGCACCCAATTTTGAAGGATTGTTGATGATATTGCCACCGATTTTAAGAATGTTTAGTTGTTGCATTTTTGGTTTGTTTTTGTAGCAAAACTTTGGCAACGGTTTCAACCTTGCCAACAGTTGAGCGATTACTGTTCCGTTCAACTGTTGCCAAAATTGAAAATTGTTGGCAAAGTTTCACTTGATAGAGTTCCTTTTCATCTAGAAGTTCTTGTTCAAACCCCAATTCTCAAAACATCCCCTCCAGCATGGTCTTCAACACCGTCTGCGCCGACACCACCCGATTTTTCGCCTGCGCCAAAACCAGCGAATTGGCACTGTCAATCACCGCATCCGCCACCACCACATTCCTACGAACAGGCAGACAGTGCATGAATTTTCCATTGTTGGTCAAAGCCATTTTATCAGCCGTCACCGTCCAATCCAATTCTCGATGCAGAATCTTGCCATAATCCGAATAAGACGACCAGTTTTTGGCATACACAAAGTCCGCACCTTCAAAGACCTTCGCTTGGTCATACTCC
This window of the Chitinophagales bacterium genome carries:
- the argB gene encoding acetylglutamate kinase; its protein translation is MQQLNILKIGGNIINNPSKLGAFLQKFAAIEGLKILVHGGGRSATDIAEKLGIETQMVGGRRITSAEMLEVVTMVFAGVNKGIVAKLQGMNCNALGLTGADLNLIQAVKRPVKTIDYGFVGDVIGVNSLQLNNLLKLNISPIVAPLTHDQNGQLLNTNADTVAASLAKAMADSYEVRLIYCFEKNGVLLDVEDDASFVPKLSVEDFEAYQADGIVKDGMVPKLTTGFEALKEGVAKVVICSAEGFDEGDLKGTELVLGKFKYKNQMQNN
- a CDS encoding M20 family metallo-hydrolase; the encoded protein is MNTTTYPTIAATNTTSPKLKQEVIDLLQQLISTPSFSREENEVANLMEAFLSERGLKINRKGNNVWVRNDGFEVGKYTILLNSHLDTVKPVKAWTLDPFEAKIADGKLYGLGSNDAGGALVSLLATFLHFNGKAELPFNLVFAASAEEEISGSNGVASIIEDLGKIDLAIVGEPTQMQMAVAEKGLMVLDCMAEGIAGHAAREEGVNAIYKAMQDIERIQNFEFPKKSNLLGVVKLSVTQINAGYQHNVVPDQCSFVVDVRTNEFYSNAVVLGMLSEVLESKVTARSLRLNSSGISLTHPIVKAGKKMGLSHFGSPTLSDQALMPFKSIKIGPGKSARSHTANEFIYLEEIEAGIDIYIELLETMDGG